A genomic segment from uncultured Methanobrevibacter sp. encodes:
- a CDS encoding right-handed parallel beta-helix repeat-containing protein — MKLPSILALIVIIFLSLSAVSASDAGDCIADLTNSSDSAIDDTIAISGSNNDLTESFNDSNLEIDDSNDLDDETASPKESEKLGGSYEEPDTLSAGPIIIDSSSYSQYFDSNGKIKSGTLKDGDTIKIKSISDKIFTIDKRLNIICDDGASLSNCLIRLVKGSSGSVLDNLRIINTKEKIAGSNYYLSGISIIDSSENTIRNSVINVSVHKCFAIMMSNASYNKIINNTLISGLSSTIPMTASSYNEIRDNYIESEYTNMVYQSAYGNGDFMPIEDEVCSGNIIANNYLKSRNGTYNSYCYAIYLMQTASGNGAVIANNTIENAFYGIIVEAPNTLIYNNTISSIGGPAAILTTGSGITVSNNNISTEHTDVHDWNDDGNVVAIQNTGKNNVISNNTLRSVGSDSILSTGENAVIANNTIYTESANGINTTKSNVKIENNTLIGVNSTGVMIFTSRLAENITIRNNDFESDKSAIVLRGNVSYTLVCDNRISISGDSDAIAVLKYTNRNPITPSHNAIYNNTINGQVVNMTDPSEIERDDEGNGTDNGTSGGGTGIDEGTYSDSKVNTTITVTDTSIIKGNELVVFLKDKNGNPISGANITFTLLNKNYVRTTDGEGKASLQINANVGNYAMSISYAGDDTFNPCKVSTKINVLRNQFIVTEDNFYTCFDDNGYLKSDYEDYELIFKGNFNDKRIILNRPVILKSEGAKLLDSVIKIESDNVVVDGFIIINSNPGNAADNHRFAILLDNVKNVNVTNNNIQLESYDNGYGIYVSESSNCNISGNTVKAKANALTFGIMLYDSNNNALKNNDIFVNGTNKPHLYDSTIKVDSSISVDDYEAEGMVIPEVYKTYGIILFYSSSNDIGYNNVSATSGVDKYYTAIKESTNSIVGIDLYYESNNNKVHHNKVNVTAKDPYLYGLGVLGAETGKRDQVSANNSFTDNDISVSGTYYAAGIIAGYNSINTTMARNKIHCESNNVSYGAILEGADDTKFYKNNVTCNSRINYLVEGYDADNSRIYDNHIDYGDKALIVRAVALYNSNNNRVTNNSVPSLKPLIPRIVKEINRIWQMKYPESPVIFTEEDIIYKSANSPMIVRKDGTDYNLLDLLDYEPTSHADVISPENQLFDDIGGKNNTFDNNVVRGSDGGSSGGSGSGSGGSNSGNGSSSSSSNGNGSGEGNGNGNSGYSTVDGTGIKSNSTVMDGNTVGTSSSAPVTESATAYNLNVDEDPAAARSLSLGGMNAPVLIILILLILACAAELIKRSKRDIK; from the coding sequence ATGAAATTGCCCTCTATTCTTGCTTTAATAGTGATAATATTCTTATCTTTGAGTGCAGTTAGTGCAAGTGATGCAGGGGATTGTATCGCTGATTTGACTAACTCGTCAGATAGTGCAATTGATGATACAATAGCAATATCAGGTTCAAATAATGATTTAACAGAGAGTTTCAATGATTCCAATCTAGAAATTGATGATTCAAATGATTTGGATGATGAAACTGCTTCTCCAAAGGAATCTGAAAAGCTTGGAGGCTCTTATGAAGAGCCAGATACATTATCTGCTGGACCAATCATTATAGACAGTTCAAGCTATTCACAATACTTCGATTCCAATGGAAAAATCAAATCCGGAACATTGAAAGATGGAGATACAATCAAAATCAAAAGCATCTCTGACAAGATATTTACAATAGATAAGAGATTGAACATCATTTGTGATGATGGTGCAAGCTTATCAAATTGTCTTATACGTCTTGTAAAGGGAAGTTCTGGCTCTGTATTGGATAATCTCAGGATTATAAATACAAAGGAAAAGATTGCAGGTTCAAATTATTATTTGTCTGGAATAAGCATAATTGACTCATCAGAGAACACGATAAGGAACTCTGTAATCAATGTGAGTGTCCATAAGTGCTTTGCAATAATGATGTCAAATGCAAGCTATAACAAGATCATCAACAATACGCTAATATCTGGTCTAAGCTCAACAATTCCGATGACAGCTTCATCATACAATGAAATCAGAGACAATTACATAGAGTCCGAATACACCAATATGGTCTATCAAAGTGCCTATGGAAATGGAGATTTCATGCCGATTGAAGATGAAGTCTGCAGTGGAAACATTATAGCAAACAATTACCTTAAAAGTCGAAACGGTACATACAATTCCTATTGCTATGCAATCTATCTGATGCAAACTGCAAGCGGAAATGGTGCAGTGATAGCAAACAACACCATAGAAAACGCTTTCTATGGAATCATTGTTGAAGCTCCGAACACCTTGATATACAACAATACAATATCAAGCATTGGAGGTCCTGCAGCTATTCTAACTACAGGTTCAGGGATTACTGTATCAAATAACAACATCTCAACTGAACATACAGATGTCCATGATTGGAATGATGATGGAAATGTGGTAGCCATTCAAAATACAGGCAAAAACAATGTAATCTCTAACAATACATTAAGGTCTGTAGGTTCAGATTCAATATTGAGCACTGGTGAAAATGCAGTAATTGCAAACAATACAATATATACTGAATCTGCAAACGGCATCAACACTACAAAATCCAATGTGAAAATCGAAAACAACACTCTAATTGGAGTCAATTCAACAGGAGTCATGATTTTTACATCAAGGCTTGCAGAAAACATAACAATAAGGAACAACGACTTTGAAAGCGATAAAAGCGCCATTGTGCTAAGGGGAAATGTCAGCTATACATTGGTCTGTGACAATAGGATAAGCATTTCTGGAGACTCTGATGCCATTGCTGTATTGAAATACACCAATAGGAATCCGATAACTCCAAGTCATAATGCAATCTACAACAATACCATAAACGGTCAAGTTGTGAATATGACTGATCCATCCGAGATTGAAAGGGATGATGAAGGAAATGGCACAGATAATGGTACAAGCGGTGGAGGTACAGGTATTGATGAAGGAACATATAGTGACTCCAAAGTCAATACAACAATCACTGTTACAGACACTTCCATAATCAAAGGTAATGAGCTAGTTGTTTTCTTGAAGGATAAGAATGGAAATCCAATCAGTGGAGCAAACATTACATTCACATTATTGAATAAAAATTATGTAAGAACCACTGATGGAGAAGGTAAAGCAAGCTTGCAAATTAATGCAAATGTTGGCAATTATGCAATGAGTATAAGTTATGCAGGAGATGACACTTTCAATCCATGCAAGGTTTCAACTAAAATAAACGTTTTAAGAAACCAATTCATTGTAACTGAGGATAATTTCTATACATGCTTTGATGACAATGGTTATCTTAAGTCAGATTATGAGGATTATGAACTGATCTTCAAAGGCAACTTCAATGACAAGAGAATCATTTTGAATCGTCCTGTAATCCTAAAGTCTGAAGGCGCAAAGCTATTGGATTCTGTAATCAAGATTGAATCTGACAATGTGGTTGTTGATGGATTCATAATAATCAATTCAAATCCAGGAAATGCAGCTGATAACCATAGGTTTGCAATATTGTTGGACAATGTCAAGAACGTTAATGTAACAAACAACAATATTCAATTGGAAAGCTATGACAATGGATATGGAATCTATGTATCAGAGTCATCCAATTGTAATATTTCAGGCAATACCGTTAAGGCAAAGGCAAATGCATTGACATTTGGAATAATGCTTTACGATTCAAACAATAATGCATTGAAAAACAACGATATTTTCGTAAACGGTACAAACAAGCCTCATCTTTATGATTCAACCATTAAGGTGGACAGTTCCATAAGCGTTGATGACTATGAAGCGGAAGGTATGGTTATTCCAGAGGTCTATAAGACTTACGGCATTATTTTATTCTATTCATCTTCAAACGATATTGGATACAATAATGTAAGTGCAACTTCTGGTGTTGACAAGTACTACACTGCTATCAAGGAATCAACAAATTCCATTGTAGGAATCGACTTGTATTATGAAAGCAATAACAACAAGGTTCATCACAACAAAGTCAATGTTACAGCTAAGGACCCATATCTTTATGGATTAGGTGTTTTGGGAGCGGAAACCGGTAAGAGAGACCAAGTCTCTGCAAACAACAGCTTTACAGATAATGATATTTCTGTAAGTGGAACATATTATGCAGCAGGAATCATTGCAGGTTACAACTCCATAAACACTACAATGGCAAGAAACAAGATTCATTGCGAGTCAAATAATGTGTCCTATGGTGCAATACTTGAAGGTGCTGATGATACAAAGTTCTACAAGAACAATGTCACTTGCAATTCCAGAATCAATTACCTGGTTGAAGGATACGATGCTGATAACAGCAGAATCTATGACAATCATATAGATTACGGCGATAAGGCATTGATTGTAAGGGCTGTTGCATTGTACAATTCCAACAATAACAGGGTTACAAACAATAGCGTTCCTTCATTGAAGCCACTGATTCCTCGCATTGTAAAGGAAATCAATAGAATATGGCAAATGAAATATCCTGAAAGTCCAGTGATATTCACTGAAGAGGACATCATATATAAAAGTGCAAACTCTCCTATGATTGTGAGAAAGGACGGCACTGACTATAATCTATTGGATCTTCTTGACTATGAGCCTACAAGTCACGCAGATGTGATCTCTCCGGAGAATCAGTTGTTTGATGATATTGGCGGTAAGAACAATACATTTGACAACAATGTTGTAAGGGGTTCAGATGGTGGTTCAAGTGGCGGAAGCGGTTCCGGTTCTGGTGGAAGCAATTCAGGAAACGGTTCAAGCTCTAGCAGTTCCAATGGAAATGGCAGTGGAGAAGGAAATGGAAACGGCAATTCTGGATATTCCACTGTGGATGGAACAGGAATCAAGTCAAATTCAACAGTGATGGATGGAAACACAGTAGGTACTTCCTCATCTGCTCCAGTAACTGAATCAGCTACTGCATACAACTTGAATGTTGATGAGGATCCTGCAGCTGCTCGTTCATTGTCATTAGGTGGAATGAATGCTCCTGTGCTTATAATATTGATATTGCTTATACTTGCATGTGCGGCAGAACTTATAAAACGTTCCAAAAGGGACATAAAATAA
- a CDS encoding energy-coupling factor transporter transmembrane component T, with the protein MELTSIHPGVYLLYYFIMVLFAFIFSDPYFVVTFLALILVLIALQGVSSELKNILKFYIPLSILILILNPLLNRTGAHKIYLWSNFFVTYEAIAYGVLMTLALLIVILVFSSYNRSVSYQEMLYIFSKKLPIISMIIVMALRFIPLINSRAIEVQKLNNLKNNGIEMEMGSDDANDAEGYDGSDSLDLDQFNSNINTDYDSKIVNKLKSNKRVAAIIKEAKTLGKIMGITVSWSLEESMFTAKSMKARGYNATERTSYLSYKFGNADYAFIALIIVTVGIIIVGLLHGVGMINIYPSIDFRFSNLPINIYYLAFIVFLLPLIYLEIKERILWRN; encoded by the coding sequence ATGGAACTTACATCAATTCATCCAGGGGTTTATTTGCTTTATTACTTTATAATGGTTCTCTTTGCATTCATTTTCAGCGATCCATATTTTGTAGTTACTTTCCTTGCTTTGATACTTGTTCTGATTGCCCTTCAGGGAGTAAGTTCCGAACTGAAGAACATATTGAAGTTCTATATTCCATTAAGCATTCTTATACTGATTCTAAATCCCTTGCTTAACAGAACTGGAGCCCATAAGATTTACCTTTGGTCCAACTTCTTTGTAACTTATGAAGCCATTGCATATGGGGTTCTAATGACTTTAGCTCTTCTTATAGTGATTTTGGTGTTCTCATCCTACAACAGGTCAGTTTCCTATCAGGAAATGCTATATATTTTCTCTAAGAAATTGCCTATCATTTCCATGATTATTGTTATGGCATTGAGATTCATTCCGCTCATCAATTCAAGAGCTATTGAAGTTCAAAAGCTGAATAACCTTAAGAACAATGGAATCGAAATGGAAATGGGCAGTGATGATGCTAATGATGCTGAAGGTTATGATGGTTCTGATTCTTTGGATTTGGATCAATTCAATTCAAACATCAATACTGATTATGATTCCAAGATTGTAAACAAGCTAAAATCAAACAAGAGAGTGGCAGCTATCATTAAGGAAGCAAAAACACTTGGTAAGATCATGGGAATAACAGTTTCATGGTCTTTAGAGGAATCAATGTTTACAGCAAAATCCATGAAGGCAAGAGGATACAATGCAACTGAGAGAACAAGCTATTTATCCTACAAGTTTGGAAATGCGGATTATGCTTTTATAGCATTGATAATTGTTACAGTTGGAATAATCATTGTAGGATTGCTTCATGGAGTGGGAATGATTAACATTTACCCTTCAATTGACTTTAGATTCAGCAATTTGCCAATCAATATCTATTATTTGGCATTTATAGTATTCTTATTACCTTTAATTTATCTAGAAATCAAGGAGCGTATCCTATGGAGAAATTAG